From a single Aminobacterium mobile DSM 12262 genomic region:
- a CDS encoding helix-turn-helix domain-containing protein → MTVSYKKLWKLLIDRDMKKKDLQAAAGISPSSISKLSKNEYVSMDVLVKVCTALGVDFKDIMELVPNMVEERK, encoded by the coding sequence ATGACCGTTAGCTATAAAAAGCTTTGGAAATTGTTGATAGACCGCGATATGAAGAAGAAAGATTTGCAAGCTGCTGCGGGAATAAGTCCATCGTCAATTTCAAAGCTTTCTAAAAACGAATATGTCAGTATGGATGTTCTTGTAAAGGTTTGTACGGCACTTGGCGTTGATTTTAAAGATATCATGGAATTAGTGCCTAATATGGTTGAAGAAAGGAAGTAG